The following is a genomic window from Melitaea cinxia chromosome 7, ilMelCinx1.1, whole genome shotgun sequence.
TTGCAAACGAAAAAGTAGAAGAACTTATAGATGaaccttaattttaaaaaaatagcatgttttagaaataaaaaaaggacatgggtttcaaaaggccgtggatgtatattaattatatataaaaaaaaatactttcttcAACGGCTATAGCGAGTCGGAAAGGTGTGTCCTGTTTGATTATTGTTGGCCCAATTAGATATACGAGCTCTACAAAAGACGAAATACTCATTctgtagtatgaaaaaaatttatctGGATAACATCTGAGTTTAGGATGCAATGTATGATGCTTCCCATATCCTAATCTATTACATAATATAGGGTCCACCCAAAATtttctcttttgttttttttttttttttgtttatgtcactaggtcggcaaacagcgtacggctcacctgatggtaagcgattaccgtagcttatagacacctgcaacaccaaaagcatcgcaagcgcgttgccgacccaatccccaatccccccaggagctctggtcaccttactcaccaacaggaacacaatactgcttgaaaacagtattattttgctgtgatcttctgtaaggtcgaggtactaccccagtcgagctgctccatattttaagcaggaaattcctgctgtgccctacctcagttaaaaaaagttttcgtCTTCTTTCTATTATTAGAGCAATTAGAGCGTTTTTTTTCCGCATTTTCACGCATACACACCGCGCTAGCAACAATGTCACTGCTCAAATCGAATAGTCTGCGGCTAATcaaccaaaaaaataaagttgatcaACTAAATTGTAAACGTACGCAATTTAGTTGTTCGGTAGTCGGCCAACTTATAATTGTATGTGTGCGGGAGCACTTAAACTTGACGCGCGGGAATCCCCGCGTGGTATGACAAAGTGGGGATTAATAAGAGCGGCCACAACGAGTGGTTTTAGCGTTATGCGATCGAATAAGCATTAATAAAAGTTGTTACGAACTTTAATGTACGTTCAACGTACCCTTAATTCAAACATCAATACTTATAGGGTCTAGCCTAATGGCGagcttataaatataatgtccGAGTGACTCTGGTTCAAtagtcattttataattttattaattattattgaaattcataaaattatataaaatatgtaatacaaGATACTAAAAAAGTATACGACTGTgtcaattttgttaatattgacGTTACCAAGGCCTAAGTAAAGAACGATTGATTCATATATAATCTGTTTATGAAAACAAGAACCAACGTCTTCCTGTCACAACTCTGAACTCACTGGTGATATTGTCATTTCCATGTTTAATATTGGAACATTTGTACatagtttatattttagattCATTTTCACCAACACATTAAATGAGTTACATTATTTATGAATGTGAAAtaactagtattatataataaggACCTAGGATCTAGAAATGGGAGGCGAGCGCGAAAGGAGTAGACATCGTAGTGTAGATCGACACCGAAGTCGTAGTAGAGAGAAAAACAGGAGTCGTGATCGTGAGAAGAGAGGTCGGAGCAGAGACCGTATAAGAGACCACAGCAACGATCGACGTAGAAATGGCAGCAGGGAAAGGAAACACAGCGTCGAACGACATACGGGCAATAAACGTAGGAGTAGCAGTAGCGAGGATAATAAGGACAGGGAGCGAAGGAATCGTCACAGAGATGATAGGGATTTCTCTAGAGATCgtgaaaaaacacaaaatcgtgACCGCGGTCACAGTTCCTATAAAGAATTCAGTGGTGGAGGCTTAGGTGGAGGTATGATTTGTATTTACTGCTTCAGTTGGtattaataatgtttcttaaaaattttacaaatatgaagtcaaaaatagactatatatatatttaaaaacaacagTCGTGATTTCGAAACAATACATCAAGAGAAAAAACTAGGagcatataaaaattttattttaaatttggtttAACTATCTTGACAAAATCTCTAACTCAgtgtattgtaaattttttattttatgtagatcttattaataaagaattaaaatattatttaagggTTAGGTAGCGGCGGCCCTGCTCCACGAGGCCGGTATAAACCACAAGAGGAAGAATTCCTCGATGCAAGAAGAGAGGAGAGGGAAAGAATAGGTGAAGTTGGAGTATCTTCAGTGTGGGGAAAATCACCAACTAGGCCTGAGTGAGTTTTACAGCACTTATTTATtgcttatatttgtatttaattggaCAATCTTGTAATAttggtaaattaaataaagtgaaatatgcaaaattaaatgaaacctTAATCaatttttggtgttttttttttcattataatgttgtttttattcataaaaactCATTTATAGTTAACCCTGCCGATATTTCATACTTACAATCCTTTCAGTTCTGAAGAAGAGGAACAAGAAAAAGTCTCTGAGAGCaacaaagaaaagaaaaagagtAAAAAATCAAAAGACAAAGACGCCACAAAGGAGAAACTCAAAAAGTTAAAGAAAAAGCTTAAGAAAGTAAAGAAGGCTAGGAAAAAggctaaaaagaaaaaatctaaAAGTTCTAGCAGTGACAGCAGTTCAAGCAGTGAGGAAGAAATTTGGGTTGAAAAAGGAAGTAAGTGTTGTTTGAATGATAATCTTTTAGCAAACCTAAATTATGATGTATGTGTAACAAGGATATtggattattttttatgatgatGAGGttataaataactgtaaaattaCATCTTTAAAAGTTTTCAGCACACTTTTTAGTAGACTAGGTttctaacataatttaaatgctagagcgccgacacggtacgtcggagacgcggattcgaaccccgctggagcggtcaatttttgatatgatattcaaaaatgtttagaattcctaatgtgggtaacacaaaaataaaat
Proteins encoded in this region:
- the LOC123655147 gene encoding NKAP family protein CG6066 — protein: MGGERERSRHRSVDRHRSRSREKNRSRDREKRGRSRDRIRDHSNDRRRNGSRERKHSVERHTGNKRRSSSSEDNKDRERRNRHRDDRDFSRDREKTQNRDRGHSSYKEFSGGGLGGGLGSGGPAPRGRYKPQEEEFLDARREERERIGEVGVSSVWGKSPTRPDSEEEEQEKVSESNKEKKKSKKSKDKDATKEKLKKLKKKLKKVKKARKKAKKKKSKSSSSDSSSSSEEEIWVEKGKEHDIEAITKSSKSKKQDEELASEAYGPVPRTGPALGHKDFGRALLPGEGAAMAAYVAEGKRIPRRGEIGLTSDEIAAYESVGYVMSGSRHRRMEAVRIRKENQIYSADEKRALAAFSKEERAKRENAILAQFRDVLQARSQRRDST